Proteins from one Triticum aestivum cultivar Chinese Spring chromosome 7A, IWGSC CS RefSeq v2.1, whole genome shotgun sequence genomic window:
- the LOC123154206 gene encoding uncharacterized protein isoform X1, whose translation MLGHTLVGEPKTKEDDSDDWLHRNPTYVRGARSAEHNSNVLRTGSRSAEHNSNVLQAGGEHGQHDFVPTSFIFSPSIEPQDSTARYEKERIRKRTKYSEMSTDQRDALLYRVREYKKRKWTTCASSDQYDHAGVSNIDEDSDVAEIFEPMRPDAQIEENMGTSQEGETVYDDDEEEESSRFSAQGNDFESYRVTTDGSYAFETHDPYDYVYHNIPTKHHVLKRVKDCIHCGAIRFQYEGPAFCCRKGKVKVFILEVPQELQRLFSSQVDEDAKYFRQHIRYFNSHFSFTSLGVTPDKRVNTAARTGVYTFRAHGRLYHRLDHLVPGDHRPRHLQLYIYDTDEALEHRVKRSPDLDINLIQKILRILENNPYVETFKSLGSVSDLAEYKITLNTNIKLDQRRYNAPTASQVAAMWVEGTDPQHTFERSVIVHAKGDRPLYIRAYYGCYDPLAYPLFNPARETGWNRCLPYEGPTPAQADNDDDDDNQNDEREADDNKEQDDDEATESKKYVSAREY comes from the exons ATGCTGGGACACACGCTGGTTGGAGAGCCAAAGACAAAGGAGGACGATTCTGATGATTGGTTGCACAGGAATCCAACTTACGTACGGGGAGCGAGGTCGGCTGAACACAATAGTAACGTCTTACGGACTGGATCAAGGTCGGCTGAACACAATAGTAACGTCTTACAGGCAGGAGGAGAACACGGACAACATGACTTTGTGCCCACGAGTTTTATCTTCAGTCCGTCCATTGAACCACAAG ATTCAACTGCCCGCTACGAGAAGGAGCGCATTCGTAAGAGAACGAAATACTCGGAAATGAGCACGGACCAGAGAGATGCTTTATTATATCGGGTTCGCGAGTACAAGAAAAGAAAGTGGACGACTTGTGCCTCATCCGACCAGTACGACCATGCTG GAGTCAGCAACATTGACGAGGACTCTGATGTAGCCGAAATTTTCGAGCCAATGAGACCGGATGCTCAAATTGAAG AAAACATGGGCACCTCCCAGGAGGGAGAGACTgtgtatgatgatgatgaggaggaggagagtaGCCGCTTCAGCGCACAAG GTAATGACTTCGAATCGTACAGAGTGACAACTGATGGTTCGTATGCTTTTGAGACTCATGATCCTTACGACTACGTCTACCACAATATACCCACCAAGCATCATGTTTTGAAGCGAGTAAAAGATTGTATCCATTGTGGAGCAATTAGGTTCCAGTACGAAGGTCCAGCCTTCTGTTGCAGAAAAGGTAAGGTCAAGGTATTTATCCTAGAGGTTCCTCAAGAGCTGCAACGATTATTTTCAAGTCAGGTAGATGAGGATGCAAAGTACTTTAGGCAGCACATTCGATATTTCAACTCCCACTTCTCCTTCACAAGCCTTGGAGTTACCCCGGACAAACGGGTCAACACCGCAGCAAGAACCGGTGTATACACCTTCCGTGCTCATGGTCGGTTGTACCACCGTCTAGACCATCTTGTACCAGGTGATCACAGACCCAGGCATTTGCAGCTGTACATTTATGATACAGATGAAGCCTTAGAACATAGGGTGAAGCGCTCTCCAGATCTAGATATCAACCTCATACAAAAGATTCTGCGTATATTGGAGAACAACCCATATGTCGAGACTTTTAAGAGCCTTGGTTCAGTTTCAGACCTAGCGGAATATAAAATTACACTAAACACAAATATAAAATTGGACCAACGGAGGTACAATGCCCCTACAGCTTCACAGGTGGCTGCaatgtgggttgaaggtactgacCCTCAACACACTTTTGAGAGAAGTGTTATTGTGCATGCAAAAGGGGACCGTCCTTTGTACATCAGAGCCTACTATGGATGCTATGATCCTTTAGCGTACCCATTATTTAACCCAGCTAGGGAGACAGGATGGAACCGTTGCCTGCCATATGAGGGACCAACACCGGCTCAGGCAGACAATGACGATGACGACGACAACCAAAACGATGAACGAGAAGCAG ATGACAAcaaagaacaagatgatgatgaagCCACTGAGTCTAAAAAATATGTTAGTGCGAGGGAGTATTAA
- the LOC123154206 gene encoding uncharacterized protein isoform X2, with amino-acid sequence MLGHTLVGEPKTKEDDSDDWLHRNPTYVRGARSAEHNSNVLRTGSRSAEHNSNVLQAGGEHGQHDFVPTSFIFSPSIEPQDSTARYEKERIRKRTKYSEMSTDQRDALLYRVREYKKRKWTTCASSDQYDHAGVSNIDEDSDVAEIFEPMRPDAQIEENMGTSQEGETVYDDDEEEESSRFSAQGNDFESYRVTTDGSYAFETHDPYDYVYHNIPTKHHVLKRVKDCIHCGAIRFQYEGPAFCCRKDFRQYTSCWQDTEAIFFCTIQSSCTHDSLGKFRIFEFILLECRWKFQCDMVLLITVLD; translated from the exons ATGCTGGGACACACGCTGGTTGGAGAGCCAAAGACAAAGGAGGACGATTCTGATGATTGGTTGCACAGGAATCCAACTTACGTACGGGGAGCGAGGTCGGCTGAACACAATAGTAACGTCTTACGGACTGGATCAAGGTCGGCTGAACACAATAGTAACGTCTTACAGGCAGGAGGAGAACACGGACAACATGACTTTGTGCCCACGAGTTTTATCTTCAGTCCGTCCATTGAACCACAAG ATTCAACTGCCCGCTACGAGAAGGAGCGCATTCGTAAGAGAACGAAATACTCGGAAATGAGCACGGACCAGAGAGATGCTTTATTATATCGGGTTCGCGAGTACAAGAAAAGAAAGTGGACGACTTGTGCCTCATCCGACCAGTACGACCATGCTG GAGTCAGCAACATTGACGAGGACTCTGATGTAGCCGAAATTTTCGAGCCAATGAGACCGGATGCTCAAATTGAAG AAAACATGGGCACCTCCCAGGAGGGAGAGACTgtgtatgatgatgatgaggaggaggagagtaGCCGCTTCAGCGCACAAG GTAATGACTTCGAATCGTACAGAGTGACAACTGATGGTTCGTATGCTTTTGAGACTCATGATCCTTACGACTACGTCTACCACAATATACCCACCAAGCATCATGTTTTGAAGCGAGTAAAAGATTGTATCCATTGTGGAGCAATTAGGTTCCAGTACGAAGGTCCAGCCTTCTGTTGCAGAAAAG ATTTTCGTCAGTACACATCCTGTTGGCAGGATACAGAAGCCATCTTCT TTTGCACTATACAGAGCAGTTGCACACATGACTCCTTGGGGAAGTTTAGAATTTTTGAATTCATATTGCTGGAGTGTAGATGGAAGTTTCAGTGTGATATGGTGCTTCTAATTACTGTATTGGACTGA